TCGCCAGCCGCGTCCAGGCGGTGGCCCAGTGGTCGGCCGGCGTCCGGCGCCATCTCGGCCACGGCGGCGACGTGTTCACCGGCGTCGGCGGCACCGTCGTCACCGTCAGCGGCGCCAAGGGCGGCGTCGGCGCCACCCTCACCGCCGTCCAACTCGCCCTCGCCGCACAGGCGTCAGGCAGGACCACGGCCCTGGTCGACCTGGACCTCCAGGCCGGCGACGTCGCCTCCTACCTGGACGTCCAGTTCCGCCGCTCGGTGGTCGACCTCGCCGCCATCACCGACATCTCGCCCCGCGTCCTCGCCGACGCCGTCTTCCGCCACGACACCGGACTCGCCCTGCTCCTCGCCCCCGGCGAGGGCGAACGCGGCGAGGAGGTCACCGACCGCGCCGCCCGCCAGATCGTCGCCGCGCTGCGCTCCCGCTACGAGGTCGTCGTCGTCGACTGCGGCGCCCAGCTCAGCGGCGCGGGCGCCGCCGCGGTGGAGATGGCCGACACCGCGCTGCTCGTCACCACCCCCGACGTGGTCGCCGTACGCGGCGCCAAGCGGACCGTGCGGATGTGGGACCGGCTCCAGATCCGCAAGGCGGAGGAGACCACCGTCGTCGTCAACCGGCACACCCGCGCCACCGAGATCCAGCCGCCGCTGATCCAGCGGATCACCGGCACGGCGGTCGCCGCCACCACGGTCCCCGCCCACTACAAGGAACTCCAGGGCGCGGTCGACGCGGGCCGGGTCCACGAACTCGACAGCAAGAGCGTGGTGAAGCAGGCCCTGTGGGGCCTGGCCGGAGAGCTGGGCCTGGTGAAGGCCGCCGAGAGCGCCCACAAGGGCGGCAGGGCACGCGGCGACCGGGGCTCGGTCAGCCTGTTCAGACGCCGGGACGGAGGGGGATAGCGATGCGCAGACCACCCGGAGGCACGCGCGAGAGGCGGGACGGCGGCCAGGTCACCATCGAGTTCCTCGGCATGACACCGACGATCCTCGTCACGCTGGTGGTGCTGTGGCAGCTCGTGCTCGTGGGGTACACGTTCACGCTCGCGGGGAATGCTGCGGACGAGGCGGTACGGGCGGGCACGGCCGCCGAGGGCGACGCACCGGGAGCCTGCCGGCGGAAAGGGGAGAGGACACTGCCGTCCGCGTGGCAGCGCACGGTCACCTGCGGTCCAGGTGCGGCCGGCTACTTCACGGCCGACGTCCGCCTCAAGGTGCCCGTCCTCTTCCCCGGCACGGTCGACTTCCCGTTCCGCGTGCACGGACACGCCGGAGCCGTACAGGAGGCGAGGCGATGAACCGGCACCCGCACCGCGACCGCGGCCAAGTCGCCCTGGAGTACCTCGGGTTCCTGCCGATCCTGCTGCTGGTCGGGATGGCCGCCGTCCAGCTCGGACTGATCGCCTACACCGCCCAGCAGGCGGGCACCGCCGCCCGCGCCGGCGCGCGCAGCGCCTCCCTCGACGGGAGCGCCGCCGAGGGCTGCGCCCAGGCGGTCAGCGACTGGCTGACCGGACGCACCCGCTGCGCCTCCTCGTCCGGCGGCGACTCCGTCACCGTCACCGCCAGCATCGCCATCCCGTCCGTCGTCCCCTTCTGGCACTTCGACCAGGCCCACAGGACGGCGACGATGCCGCTCGACCACTAGGCCCACCGGCACACCGAGGAACCAGAACGAGCGAGGAGCACCGGAGCCATGAGCCTGCGGGCACGCATCAACTCCCCCGAGGAGAACGGCAACAGGGGCGAGGACGGCCACCTGGTCGCCTCCTACCGGGCCAAGCTCCTCGAGGAGATCGACCTCGCCGAGATGAGTTCGCTGGCCGCGGCCGAACGCCGGGCCCGCCTCGAGCGGGTGCTCGGGCACATCATCAGCCGCGAGGGCCCGGTCCTCTCGACGGTCGAACGCTCCCAGCTGATCCGCCGGGTCGTCGACGAAGCCCTCGGCCTCGGCATCCTCGAACCGCTCCTGGAGGACGCGTCGATCACCGAGATCATGGTGAACGGCCCCGACGCGATCTTCGTCGAGCGCGGCGGCCGGGTCGAACAGCTCCCGCTGCGCTTCCCCTCCCACGACCAGCTCATGCAGACCATCGAACGGATCGTGTCGACCGTCAACCGCCGTGTCGACGAGTCGAATCCGATGGTCGACGCCCGCCTCCCGTCCGGCGAACGCGTCAACGTGATCATCCCGCCGCTCTCCCTCACCGGCGCCACCCTCACCATCCGCCGCTTCCCCCGCTCCTTCACCCTCCAGGAGATGATCGGCCTCGGCTCGCTCGACGAGCACATGCTCTACCTGCTGGCCGGCCTGGTGCAGGCGAAGTTCAACGTGATCGTCTCCGGCGCCACCGGCACCGGCAAGACGACCCTCCTCAACGCCCTCTCCGGGCTGATCCCCGGCGGCGAACGCATCATCACCATCGAGGACTCCGCCGAACTCCAGCTCCAGCAGGCCCATGTGATCCGCCTGGAGTCCCGCCCGCCCAACGTCGAGGGCAAGGGCCAGGTCACCATCCGCGACCTGGTCCGCAACTCGCTGCGGATGCGGCCCGACCGGATCGTCGTCGGCGAGGTCCGCGGCGGCGAGTCCCTCGACATGCTCCAGGCCATGTCGACCGGCCACGACGGCTCGCTCGCCACCGTCCACGCCAACAGCGCCGAGGACGCGCTGATGCGGCTGAAGACCCTCGCGTCGATGTCCGAGGTCGAAGTGCCCTTCGAGGCACTGCACGACCAGATCAACAGCGCCATCGACGTGATCATCCAGCTGACCAGGTTCGCCGACGGCGCCCGCCGGATCACCGAGGTCGCCGTCCTCGACAGCCACGGCAGCGAACCGTACCGGCTGATCACCGTCGCCCGCTTCCACGCCCGCCCGATGACCGCCGACGGCCGCGTCCACGGCGTCTTCGAGTACTTCCCGCTGCCGCGCCGCACCGCCGAGCGCCTCTACCTGGCCGGCCAGCCCGTCCCGCAGGCGTTCGGCGTCGCCCAGAGCCTCGACCAGCTCGCCGTCCGAGAAGCCAGGTAGGCAGGAACCGACCCCATGACTCTGCGATCCCTCGTCTCCCTCACCACCGGCGTCACCCTGCTCGCCTGCGTCCTCGCCGTGCTCGGCGTGCACGCCTACGCCACCGGCAGAGCGCAGCGCCAGGCCCTCGTCGACCGCCTCTCCGCCACCGGCCAGATCCCGGTCGTCGGCAGGCGCCGCCGCTTCCGCACCCTGGACCGCAGGCTGCGCCGCACCGGCGTCGGCCGAAAGCTCGAACTGCGGCTCGCCGCCACCGGACTCGACGTCACACCGGGCGAGTTCTTCGTCTACATGCTCGCCACCGTGGCCGGCCTCTGGCTGGTCGGCCAGGCCGCCCTCGCCCCCTTCTTCGGACCCATCGCCG
The sequence above is a segment of the Streptomyces griseoviridis genome. Coding sequences within it:
- a CDS encoding TadE/TadG family type IV pilus assembly protein codes for the protein MNRHPHRDRGQVALEYLGFLPILLLVGMAAVQLGLIAYTAQQAGTAARAGARSASLDGSAAEGCAQAVSDWLTGRTRCASSSGGDSVTVTASIAIPSVVPFWHFDQAHRTATMPLDH
- a CDS encoding AAA family ATPase; this translates as MPTRILPAVGDVDAVRSLTTLLSQLPDAEPVAPVVDSTQLVDTLARLAAESVDELPEVVVVHERIGPVPALELIREVALRFPAVGVILVTTDASPGLFQAAMDYGARGLVAMPLSYEELASRVQAVAQWSAGVRRHLGHGGDVFTGVGGTVVTVSGAKGGVGATLTAVQLALAAQASGRTTALVDLDLQAGDVASYLDVQFRRSVVDLAAITDISPRVLADAVFRHDTGLALLLAPGEGERGEEVTDRAARQIVAALRSRYEVVVVDCGAQLSGAGAAAVEMADTALLVTTPDVVAVRGAKRTVRMWDRLQIRKAEETTVVVNRHTRATEIQPPLIQRITGTAVAATTVPAHYKELQGAVDAGRVHELDSKSVVKQALWGLAGELGLVKAAESAHKGGRARGDRGSVSLFRRRDGGG
- a CDS encoding pilus assembly protein, coding for MRRPPGGTRERRDGGQVTIEFLGMTPTILVTLVVLWQLVLVGYTFTLAGNAADEAVRAGTAAEGDAPGACRRKGERTLPSAWQRTVTCGPGAAGYFTADVRLKVPVLFPGTVDFPFRVHGHAGAVQEARR
- a CDS encoding CpaF family protein, with the translated sequence MSLRARINSPEENGNRGEDGHLVASYRAKLLEEIDLAEMSSLAAAERRARLERVLGHIISREGPVLSTVERSQLIRRVVDEALGLGILEPLLEDASITEIMVNGPDAIFVERGGRVEQLPLRFPSHDQLMQTIERIVSTVNRRVDESNPMVDARLPSGERVNVIIPPLSLTGATLTIRRFPRSFTLQEMIGLGSLDEHMLYLLAGLVQAKFNVIVSGATGTGKTTLLNALSGLIPGGERIITIEDSAELQLQQAHVIRLESRPPNVEGKGQVTIRDLVRNSLRMRPDRIVVGEVRGGESLDMLQAMSTGHDGSLATVHANSAEDALMRLKTLASMSEVEVPFEALHDQINSAIDVIIQLTRFADGARRITEVAVLDSHGSEPYRLITVARFHARPMTADGRVHGVFEYFPLPRRTAERLYLAGQPVPQAFGVAQSLDQLAVREAR